One genomic segment of Ignavibacteriota bacterium includes these proteins:
- a CDS encoding T9SS type A sorting domain-containing protein, translating to MKNILRFILFFSVSVNAQLILRDDFQSKNNYWFYRADGNQTIPIVKDGMLQLTLLNAESSEYCNTEIYDPTEPYLPGTILRTRIKCSPQHIGSRGWGFWDGDLTLIDLFLDYDVAWIMQQKSVLTEEKYNWFLFGVASDSLSNKKTMNLQNKLNETEWHTYKIIWEENFTSLYIDDELFYLANSNIPDDKMRFDVWIDNRVINIEDPSEYWNNISEVSSIFVDFVEISGLNGTEISRNIFGNILLWDSPNSYPNGEKEILWKEYNFTIEDQSEALIYITGNAENYSEIEIDDDLKIVIDNIDYGWNNQNSLNGELINGNGYSISLPVNLSSGNHNLKIYTDETPFVSDIIVVNSPSGKLIYNNNFNQIANDEDGFFKNIDLEISENSEITCLLSFDMNSSDDIEITIDDKEIDLTNQKIITGNELQKRPQTFVINEFLNSGKHSLKIYKSGTPELINVSVYAPSTVTDIDNNLNENLEFEFGVYPNPFNITTNLNYKISQPANVKIRIYNLLGQLIEEVINKNHQIGEYNFEWNANKVTSGIYLFTISANNYFESKKVILLK from the coding sequence TTGAAAAATATTTTAAGATTTATTCTATTTTTCTCAGTTTCCGTAAATGCACAATTAATTTTGCGTGATGATTTTCAAAGTAAAAATAATTATTGGTTTTATAGAGCAGATGGAAATCAAACAATTCCCATTGTTAAAGATGGAATGCTGCAACTCACTTTGTTAAACGCCGAAAGTTCAGAATATTGCAATACAGAAATTTATGATCCGACCGAACCTTATTTGCCGGGAACAATTTTAAGAACAAGAATAAAATGCTCGCCGCAGCATATTGGATCAAGAGGCTGGGGTTTTTGGGATGGAGATTTAACTTTAATTGATCTATTTCTTGATTACGATGTTGCGTGGATAATGCAGCAAAAAAGTGTTTTAACTGAAGAAAAATATAATTGGTTTTTATTCGGCGTTGCCAGTGATTCTTTAAGCAACAAAAAAACTATGAATTTACAAAATAAACTTAATGAAACAGAATGGCATACTTATAAAATAATTTGGGAAGAAAATTTTACTTCTTTATATATTGATGATGAACTTTTCTATTTGGCGAATTCAAATATTCCCGATGATAAAATGCGGTTTGATGTTTGGATTGATAACCGAGTAATAAATATTGAAGATCCCAGCGAATATTGGAATAATATTTCCGAAGTTTCATCAATCTTTGTGGATTTTGTTGAAATTAGCGGATTAAACGGTACAGAAATTTCAAGAAATATTTTTGGCAATATTTTACTTTGGGATTCTCCAAATTCATACCCAAACGGTGAAAAAGAAATTTTGTGGAAAGAATATAATTTTACAATTGAAGATCAAAGTGAAGCTTTAATTTATATAACCGGAAATGCAGAAAATTATTCTGAAATTGAGATTGATGATGATTTAAAAATTGTTATTGATAATATTGATTATGGCTGGAACAATCAAAATTCATTAAACGGTGAATTAATAAATGGAAATGGATATTCAATTTCATTACCAGTTAATCTATCTTCCGGAAATCATAATTTAAAAATTTATACAGATGAAACTCCTTTTGTGAGCGATATAATTGTAGTAAATTCTCCAAGCGGAAAATTAATTTACAATAATAATTTTAATCAAATAGCAAATGATGAAGATGGGTTTTTCAAAAATATTGATTTAGAAATCTCAGAAAATTCTGAAATTACTTGCCTACTTTCATTTGATATGAATTCGTCCGATGATATTGAAATTACAATTGATGATAAAGAAATAGATTTAACAAATCAGAAAATCATTACTGGGAATGAATTACAAAAACGTCCTCAAACTTTTGTAATTAATGAGTTTTTAAATTCCGGCAAACATTCGTTAAAAATTTACAAATCCGGAACTCCGGAATTAATTAATGTTTCCGTTTATGCACCTTCAACCGTAACTGATATTGATAATAATTTAAATGAGAATTTAGAATTTGAGTTTGGTGTTTATCCAAATCCGTTCAACATAACGACAAATTTAAATTATAAAATATCGCAGCCAGCAAATGTAAAAATTAGAATTTATAATTTACTCGGGCAATTAATTGAAGAAGTAATAAATAAAAATCATCAAATCGGTGAATACAATTTTGAATGGAATGCAAATAAAGTTACAAGCGGAATTTATTTATTTACAATTTCTGCTAATAATTATTTTGAATCAAAAAAAGTAATTTTATTAAAATAG
- a CDS encoding PAS domain S-box protein, translating to MPSSWGINPNYLHNVFKYLDSAIMVVDDKEEFLVWNKGAEKIFGYSQEEIIGRNSSALLPGGQKYITELNNIIEEVKSKGFAEVIETERKSKDNRIIPVQLNVAKLPGENNSYAGRTVIITDVSEVRKLQQQVDQSEKLAVIGQLAAGVAHEIGNPLAAISSIVQILQRKSTDHFTSEQLANVKDNINRISKIVRELVDLSRPPSHDEVITQINEVIKTAVGIVKYDKRVKKVEFKTYLDENLPMIKVVPDQLIQVFINILINSLDAVEGEGIIKVKSFYKEKFIFVSISDNGCGIDEKVISKIFDPFFTTKQVGKGTGLGLSVSYGIIKKFNGDIKVESQLGNGSEFLVQIPI from the coding sequence ATGCCTTCCAGCTGGGGAATTAATCCTAATTATTTACATAATGTTTTTAAATATCTTGATTCCGCAATTATGGTTGTGGATGACAAGGAAGAATTTTTAGTTTGGAATAAAGGTGCCGAAAAAATTTTTGGTTATTCACAAGAAGAAATTATTGGAAGAAATTCTTCCGCACTTTTGCCAGGTGGACAAAAATATATTACCGAATTAAATAATATTATTGAAGAAGTAAAATCAAAAGGTTTTGCCGAAGTAATTGAAACAGAAAGAAAATCCAAAGATAATAGAATAATTCCGGTCCAGCTAAATGTTGCAAAATTGCCGGGAGAAAATAATTCATATGCCGGAAGAACTGTTATTATTACAGATGTTTCTGAGGTTAGAAAACTTCAGCAGCAAGTTGATCAATCAGAAAAGCTTGCGGTAATTGGACAGTTAGCAGCGGGAGTTGCGCACGAAATTGGAAATCCGCTTGCCGCAATTTCTTCAATCGTACAAATTTTGCAGAGAAAATCTACAGATCATTTTACAAGTGAACAGCTTGCAAATGTAAAGGATAATATAAATCGAATTTCAAAAATTGTGAGAGAGTTAGTTGATCTTTCTCGACCGCCAAGTCATGATGAAGTTATTACTCAAATTAATGAAGTTATAAAAACCGCCGTTGGAATTGTTAAATATGATAAACGTGTAAAAAAGGTGGAGTTTAAAACTTATCTTGATGAAAATTTACCGATGATAAAAGTGGTTCCCGATCAATTAATTCAAGTATTTATAAACATTTTAATAAATTCTTTAGATGCCGTTGAAGGAGAAGGAATTATAAAAGTAAAATCATTTTATAAGGAAAAATTTATTTTTGTAAGTATAAGTGATAACGGCTGCGGAATAGATGAAAAAGTAATTTCGAAAATTTTTGATCCATTCTTTACAACAAAGCAAGTTGGTAAAGGTACAGGGCTTGGACTTTCCGTAAGTTATGGAATAATTAAAAAATTTAACGGAGATATTAAAGTAGAAAGTCAATTGGGAAATGGAAGCGAGTTTCTTGTTCAAATTCCAATATAA
- a CDS encoding sigma-54-dependent Fis family transcriptional regulator codes for MDIKILIADDEKGIRDSLQMILSEEGFQTIAVSDGAEALELIKNNEFQLVISDIKMPGMDGIELLEKCSKISPETYFIMMTAYASVETAIGALRNGAYDYLLKPVEFDDILNKIKRLLDFKKLSDENKFLRQKISAKADFENIIGKSEPMKKVFNIISQVAPTNTNIFISGKSGTGKELVAKAIHYNSKRKDKIFLPINCGAISENLIESELFGHRKGSFTGAVGDKDGLFKVADGGTLFLDEIADLPINLQVKLLRAIEDKEFMPVGGIKPVRTDVRIIAATNQDIYEKTKSGEFREDLYYRLNVVEIKLPSLNERREDIPLLVDHFVEKYCNEMGKPVIGVNNESMKKLMNYDWRGGVRELENIIERAIIFSSGDKIEVNDLADNVNSSVSINNMPESIKEATLIFEKEHIKRVVKKYENNKEEAANALDIGLSSLYRKMELLGIPTRSIKE; via the coding sequence ATGGATATAAAAATTTTAATTGCCGATGATGAAAAAGGAATTCGCGATTCGCTCCAAATGATTTTGAGCGAAGAAGGATTTCAAACAATTGCTGTTTCAGATGGTGCTGAAGCACTTGAACTGATTAAAAATAATGAATTTCAGTTAGTGATTTCTGATATTAAAATGCCCGGAATGGATGGAATTGAATTGCTTGAAAAATGTTCTAAAATTTCTCCCGAAACTTATTTTATAATGATGACGGCTTACGCATCTGTAGAAACTGCAATCGGCGCTTTAAGAAACGGAGCATATGATTATTTGCTAAAACCGGTTGAGTTTGATGATATTTTGAATAAAATAAAACGACTTCTTGATTTCAAAAAACTTTCCGATGAAAATAAATTTTTGCGACAAAAAATTTCGGCGAAAGCAGATTTTGAAAATATAATCGGCAAAAGTGAACCGATGAAAAAAGTATTTAATATAATTTCTCAAGTTGCGCCAACAAATACAAATATTTTTATTTCGGGAAAAAGTGGAACTGGAAAAGAACTTGTTGCAAAAGCAATTCATTATAACAGTAAAAGAAAAGACAAAATATTTCTGCCGATTAACTGCGGAGCAATTTCAGAAAATTTAATTGAAAGTGAATTGTTCGGACACAGAAAAGGTTCATTCACCGGAGCAGTTGGAGATAAAGACGGATTATTTAAAGTTGCTGATGGAGGCACTTTATTCTTAGATGAAATTGCCGATCTTCCGATTAATTTACAAGTAAAATTATTGCGCGCAATCGAAGATAAAGAATTTATGCCGGTAGGCGGAATTAAACCAGTAAGAACTGATGTAAGAATTATTGCAGCTACAAATCAAGATATTTACGAAAAGACAAAATCCGGCGAATTTAGAGAAGACCTTTATTACCGTTTAAATGTTGTTGAAATTAAACTTCCTTCACTAAATGAAAGAAGGGAAGATATTCCGCTTTTGGTCGATCATTTTGTTGAAAAATATTGCAACGAAATGGGAAAGCCTGTAATCGGCGTAAATAATGAATCAATGAAAAAATTAATGAACTATGATTGGCGAGGCGGAGTTAGAGAACTTGAAAATATAATTGAAAGAGCGATAATATTTTCCAGCGGCGATAAAATTGAAGTTAATGACCTTGCAGATAATGTAAATTCTTCAGTAAGCATAAACAACATGCCGGAATCAATAAAAGAAGCAACTTTAATTTTTGAAAAGGAACATATTAAACGAGTTGTAAAAAAATATGAAAATAATAAAGAGGAAGCTGCAAATGCTTTAGATATTGGCTTATCCTCACTTTATAGAAAAATGGAATTGTTGGGAATTCCAACAAGATCAATTAAAGAATAA
- a CDS encoding response regulator codes for MEFTDNKILDKLLVPNKNYFVISWSYNGEFNCPVSFENMTGYTKEEISSFPYKHHSLTENNEDEQIYKSVIQLNFDEEIKQITKIFKIISKSEKPIWLKEFISVDESNLNNGFLSLLVDITDLKQKEVEFHEIIEAKTEQNNSKDKLISIISHDLRAPFTSLLGFSEILLNEQNLSEEEKKEYLEYIYDASKIQLQMVNHLLDWTRLQTGAMKFEPQRIEIRDIVENCISVLTGVAIRKNIEIKVDGGKGIFVNADEKLISQAVTNLLSNAVKFTPSGKKIKVNIGFFKNDMIEVTVKDEGVGISESNQIKLFKVESKFSQAGTAGEKGSGLGLALVKEIIEKHSGKIWFYSELQKGSEFHFTIPKADDTILIIEEHEDLRNEYQKVFAEKYPTFNLLFAKTGFEALNFILEKTPSAIISYHKMPLMNGVQLVSSLRKKDIHNKVSVIILIDKIEEEEKSEYKKFKVEKFVDFKKTPQEIGEILAGVIS; via the coding sequence ATGGAATTTACAGATAACAAAATTTTAGACAAACTTTTAGTTCCGAATAAAAATTATTTTGTAATTTCATGGAGTTACAACGGCGAGTTTAATTGTCCGGTATCTTTTGAAAATATGACCGGATACACAAAAGAAGAAATTTCAAGCTTTCCTTACAAACATCATTCATTAACGGAAAATAACGAAGACGAGCAAATTTATAAATCAGTAATACAGCTTAATTTTGATGAGGAAATTAAGCAGATTACAAAAATTTTCAAGATCATTTCAAAAAGTGAAAAACCAATTTGGCTTAAAGAATTTATTTCCGTTGATGAATCAAATTTAAACAATGGATTTCTTAGTCTGCTTGTTGATATTACTGATCTTAAGCAAAAAGAAGTTGAATTTCATGAAATTATTGAAGCTAAAACTGAGCAGAATAATTCTAAAGATAAATTAATTTCAATTATCTCACATGATTTGCGAGCACCATTTACAAGCTTATTAGGATTTTCAGAAATTTTATTGAATGAACAAAATCTTTCCGAAGAAGAGAAAAAAGAATATTTAGAATACATTTACGATGCATCTAAAATTCAGCTTCAAATGGTAAATCATTTATTGGATTGGACGCGGCTTCAAACCGGAGCAATGAAATTTGAACCGCAAAGAATTGAAATTAGAGATATTGTTGAAAACTGTATTTCCGTTTTAACCGGCGTTGCAATTAGAAAAAATATTGAAATAAAAGTTGATGGAGGGAAAGGAATTTTTGTAAATGCCGATGAAAAATTAATTTCTCAAGCAGTTACAAATCTTCTTAGCAATGCCGTAAAATTTACTCCGAGCGGAAAAAAAATAAAAGTAAATATCGGTTTTTTCAAAAATGATATGATTGAAGTTACTGTAAAAGATGAAGGCGTTGGAATTTCTGAAAGCAATCAAATAAAATTATTTAAAGTTGAAAGTAAATTTTCACAAGCCGGAACTGCCGGTGAAAAGGGAAGCGGGTTAGGTTTGGCTTTAGTAAAGGAAATTATTGAAAAACATTCCGGCAAAATTTGGTTTTATTCGGAACTGCAAAAAGGAAGCGAATTTCATTTTACAATTCCAAAAGCTGATGATACAATTCTAATAATTGAAGAACATGAAGATTTACGAAATGAATATCAAAAAGTTTTTGCTGAAAAATATCCAACATTTAATTTATTATTTGCAAAAACCGGATTTGAAGCGTTGAATTTTATTTTAGAAAAAACACCTTCGGCAATTATTTCATATCATAAAATGCCGCTTATGAACGGAGTTCAATTAGTTTCTTCACTCAGAAAAAAAGATATTCATAATAAAGTCTCTGTAATTATTTTAATTGATAAAATTGAAGAGGAAGAAAAATCAGAGTATAAAAAATTCAAAGTAGAAAAATTTGTTGATTTTAAAAAAACACCTCAAGAAATTGGCGAAATATTAGCCGGCGTCATATCTTAA
- a CDS encoding UpxY family transcription antiterminator, with product MQNSEVTENKKWYALYTKPRHEFKASSQLTACGVEHFLATVTKIKQWSDRKKKVTEPLFSGYIFVRGNEKDRLIALEQQSIVRTIFFEGKPAIVPNWQIENLQKMLERGTDISLTENLAIGSRVKIISGPFKDVEGIVYENANQDKILAITIDLLRRTVIVKIPKDSVIEAK from the coding sequence TTGCAAAATTCTGAAGTTACGGAAAATAAAAAATGGTACGCACTTTACACAAAACCCCGGCATGAATTTAAAGCTTCAAGTCAATTAACAGCTTGCGGAGTTGAACATTTTTTAGCAACAGTTACAAAAATTAAACAATGGAGTGATAGAAAAAAGAAAGTTACAGAACCATTATTCAGCGGATATATTTTTGTAAGAGGAAATGAAAAAGACAGATTAATTGCATTAGAACAGCAATCAATTGTGCGGACAATTTTTTTTGAAGGCAAACCCGCAATAGTTCCAAATTGGCAGATTGAAAATCTCCAGAAAATGTTGGAACGCGGAACGGATATTTCTTTAACTGAAAATTTAGCAATTGGAAGTCGTGTTAAAATTATTTCCGGTCCGTTTAAAGATGTAGAAGGAATAGTTTATGAAAATGCAAATCAAGATAAAATATTGGCAATAACAATTGATTTGCTTAGAAGAACTGTGATTGTAAAAATTCCAAAGGATAGCGTTATTGAAGCAAAATAA
- a CDS encoding HD domain-containing protein, producing MLNQTKLNQLKNQDKLEHFLLMTSISLKSAKTGKNFLDMELRDDTVSLNAKMWNGFENFAGNAKPGSIVKVLGSVDEFNNQLQIKVEKIRIADKNDKIAIDDFLPKSKRDFAEMESEFKTILNSIKSKYLTQLLKNIFTEENFNKYKKVPAGKSWHHAYISGLLEHTLEIIKICELMCKFHSEANRDLLLTGAILHDFGKIEELDFTTGFDYTDKGKLIGHIVIAANIIENESKKIENFPEELKNQLLHIVLSHQGKLEFASPVIPKTLEAIILYHADELSAKANAYKNAILSEKRSGNSWTKYLPLAETSLYLKDVNDLNDEFKETLF from the coding sequence ATGTTAAATCAAACAAAATTAAATCAATTAAAAAATCAAGATAAGTTAGAACATTTTTTATTGATGACAAGCATTTCTTTAAAAAGTGCAAAAACCGGTAAAAATTTTCTTGATATGGAATTGCGCGATGATACAGTTTCGTTAAATGCAAAAATGTGGAACGGATTTGAAAATTTTGCGGGAAATGCAAAACCCGGATCAATTGTAAAAGTTCTTGGTTCGGTTGATGAGTTTAATAATCAACTTCAAATAAAAGTTGAGAAAATTAGAATTGCTGATAAAAATGATAAAATTGCGATTGATGATTTTCTTCCAAAATCCAAAAGAGATTTTGCCGAAATGGAAAGTGAGTTTAAAACTATTTTAAATTCAATAAAATCAAAATATTTAACTCAATTATTAAAAAATATTTTTACCGAAGAAAATTTTAATAAATATAAAAAAGTTCCCGCGGGAAAATCTTGGCATCACGCTTATATTTCCGGATTGTTAGAGCACACTTTGGAAATTATTAAAATTTGTGAACTGATGTGTAAATTTCATTCTGAAGCAAATCGTGATTTACTATTAACCGGCGCAATTTTACATGATTTTGGAAAAATTGAAGAGTTAGATTTTACAACCGGATTTGATTATACGGATAAAGGAAAATTAATTGGACATATAGTAATTGCGGCAAATATTATTGAAAACGAATCCAAAAAAATTGAGAACTTTCCGGAAGAATTAAAAAATCAACTTTTGCATATTGTGTTAAGTCACCAAGGAAAATTAGAATTTGCTTCTCCTGTAATTCCTAAAACTTTAGAAGCAATAATACTTTATCATGCCGATGAATTAAGCGCGAAAGCAAATGCATATAAAAATGCAATTCTTTCTGAAAAGAGAAGTGGAAATAGTTGGACAAAATATTTACCACTTGCAGAAACTTCATTATATCTAAAAGATGTAAATGATTTAAATGATGAATTTAAGGAAACGTTGTTTTAA
- a CDS encoding NAD-dependent deacylase has product MEFKKEFIEKLKTADTLLFFTGAGISAESGISTFRGKDGLWNKLKPEELANFNAFMKNPDMVWEWYQYRRKIVEESKPNNGHLAIAELQNFYEVFVATQNVDNLHARAGSKNIEELHGSIVRNFCIDCKTFYEHQDFMFDNKVPKCPKCNGLIRPDVVWFGENLRGNAFPNSERNAKKCDICFIVGTTGIVYPAAYIPFTAKEYGAYLVEINIEPTEMTFNVNYSIMGKSGEILPEILELVKKMKTKK; this is encoded by the coding sequence ATGGAATTCAAAAAAGAATTTATAGAAAAATTAAAGACTGCCGACACACTATTATTTTTTACGGGCGCTGGAATTTCTGCGGAAAGTGGAATTTCTACATTTCGCGGAAAAGATGGTTTATGGAATAAATTAAAACCGGAAGAACTTGCAAACTTTAATGCATTTATGAAAAATCCCGATATGGTTTGGGAATGGTATCAATACAGAAGAAAAATTGTTGAAGAATCTAAGCCAAATAACGGACATTTAGCAATTGCAGAATTGCAAAATTTTTATGAAGTTTTTGTTGCAACACAAAATGTTGATAATTTACACGCTCGCGCAGGAAGTAAAAATATTGAAGAATTGCATGGAAGTATTGTAAGAAATTTTTGTATTGATTGTAAAACTTTTTATGAACATCAAGATTTTATGTTTGACAATAAAGTTCCCAAATGCCCAAAATGTAATGGACTAATTAGACCGGATGTTGTTTGGTTTGGTGAAAATTTACGTGGAAATGCTTTTCCAAATAGTGAACGAAATGCAAAAAAATGTGATATTTGTTTTATTGTTGGCACAACGGGAATTGTTTATCCAGCAGCTTATATTCCATTTACGGCAAAAGAATATGGCGCATATTTAGTTGAAATAAATATTGAACCAACCGAAATGACTTTCAATGTTAATTATTCAATCATGGGAAAATCCGGAGAAATTTTGCCGGAGATTTTGGAGTTGGTGAAAAAAATGAAAACGAAAAAATAA
- a CDS encoding 6-carboxytetrahydropterin synthase — MKIAKEFRWEMGHRLQCHKGKCINLHGHSYKLIVEFSGDVNNDGMVLDYFDVKEIVGPLVDELDHAVIISDKDFELLDVIKKLNSAHVIVDFESTAENLCNYFLRKISEKKLPKNITHIKVRVCETENTYAEEEICLIEK, encoded by the coding sequence ATGAAAATTGCAAAAGAATTTAGATGGGAAATGGGTCACAGATTACAATGCCACAAAGGCAAATGTATAAATCTCCATGGACATTCATACAAATTAATTGTTGAATTTTCCGGAGATGTAAATAATGATGGAATGGTTTTAGATTATTTTGATGTAAAAGAAATTGTTGGTCCGCTTGTTGATGAACTAGATCACGCAGTAATTATAAGTGATAAAGATTTTGAATTACTTGATGTAATTAAGAAATTAAACTCAGCCCATGTAATTGTTGATTTTGAAAGCACCGCAGAGAATTTGTGCAATTATTTTTTGAGAAAAATTTCCGAAAAGAAATTGCCTAAAAATATAACTCACATAAAAGTTAGAGTTTGCGAAACTGAAAATACTTATGCGGAAGAAGAAATTTGTTTAATTGAAAAATAG
- the queE gene encoding 7-carboxy-7-deazaguanine synthase QueE, which translates to MIKINEIFYSIQGESSKVGLPCIFIRLTFCNLRCTYCDTEYSFYEGKDYSINEILTEIKKYKCNLVEITGGEPLVQKESLELMKILSDQNYEVLLETGGSLSIENVDKRVKIILDFKTPSSKMEKKNFYENINFLKPNDEVKFVIGDREDFEWSKNLINEYKLDDRCEILFSPVFGKIEYKQLSEWILQDNLNVRFQIQLHKHIWEPNQRGV; encoded by the coding sequence TTGATTAAAATAAACGAGATTTTTTATTCAATTCAAGGCGAAAGTTCAAAAGTTGGTTTGCCTTGTATTTTTATACGATTAACATTTTGCAATTTAAGATGCACTTATTGCGATACGGAATATTCATTTTACGAAGGTAAAGATTATTCAATCAATGAAATTTTAACAGAAATCAAAAAATACAAATGCAATTTAGTTGAAATTACCGGTGGCGAACCGCTCGTTCAAAAAGAAAGTTTGGAATTAATGAAAATTCTCTCCGATCAAAATTATGAAGTTTTGTTGGAAACCGGCGGAAGTTTATCAATCGAAAATGTTGACAAAAGAGTAAAAATTATTTTAGATTTCAAAACTCCATCAAGCAAAATGGAAAAGAAAAATTTCTATGAAAATATTAATTTTCTAAAACCGAATGATGAAGTAAAATTTGTAATTGGCGATAGAGAAGATTTTGAATGGTCGAAAAATTTGATTAATGAATATAAATTAGATGACAGATGTGAAATACTTTTTTCTCCGGTTTTTGGTAAAATTGAATACAAACAATTATCCGAATGGATTTTACAAGATAATTTAAATGTAAGATTTCAAATTCAATTACATAAACATATTTGGGAACCAAACCAAAGAGGCGTATGA
- the rpsT gene encoding 30S ribosomal protein S20, with translation MANHKSAKKRAKTSEKKRLINKASMSKVKTLVKNVLDSKEKETAEVKLKDAVAYLDRVSGKGKIHKNNAARKKSQLTKFVNSLTA, from the coding sequence ATGGCAAATCATAAATCTGCTAAAAAAAGAGCAAAAACTAGTGAAAAAAAGAGATTGATAAACAAAGCTTCAATGTCTAAAGTAAAAACATTAGTTAAAAATGTTCTTGATTCTAAAGAAAAAGAAACTGCAGAAGTTAAATTGAAAGACGCTGTTGCATATTTGGATAGAGTTTCCGGGAAAGGTAAAATTCATAAAAATAATGCTGCAAGAAAAAAATCACAATTAACAAAATTTGTTAATTCATTAACTGCGTAA
- a CDS encoding NTP transferase domain-containing protein — protein sequence MSQQKSSPINDLIKEYSSEFNYKNSETAIILAAGHGKRIKSQTSKMLHKIWGKSTVQRVYEACKNGLSKSNSIIVTGIKAENVIKVIGNKKNNVFAFQEVQQGTGHAVQIALKKIEKEKYNGTVYILPGDMGLIDDATLIRFKKEFLKSKTDMMVLTGMYDGKDPYENSYGRIVRVKPIDDNGKSSGKDTGKVIEIIEYKDILRLDEKIPYTRIFNGRNYSFTKEELIKNNEFNSGVFAFKFNFLVKLINKISSNNAQGEIYITDLIALFNQNNLSVGAVIAEQQHVIMGFNNKSVLKEMDDIARKHAYEKLKDIIEIDDPDDFFIADDVMENIIEADKKGQPLDVKIGKGVYVGEGVKLNYNIKLRKNVYVMGNVIFGQNIIIGENVHLSCFPNQKLELKDNVEILWGDIIKGNITICENSRIESSVNITGSDEHPTRIGKNVIIKGTSYVFGSIVDDDLFIEHSVLIKKKVDKLIRKDGKIQDIRFFLPMPEGIDAIDEL from the coding sequence ATGTCGCAACAAAAAAGTTCACCAATTAATGATTTGATAAAAGAATATTCATCAGAGTTCAATTATAAAAATTCGGAAACTGCTATCATTTTAGCGGCGGGTCACGGAAAAAGAATAAAATCTCAAACTTCAAAAATGCTTCATAAAATTTGGGGAAAATCAACTGTTCAACGTGTTTACGAAGCTTGCAAAAACGGACTTTCAAAATCTAACTCAATAATTGTAACGGGAATAAAAGCCGAAAATGTTATTAAAGTTATCGGAAATAAAAAAAATAATGTTTTCGCATTTCAAGAAGTTCAGCAAGGAACCGGACACGCAGTTCAAATTGCGCTAAAGAAAATTGAAAAAGAAAAGTATAACGGAACAGTTTATATTCTTCCGGGCGATATGGGTTTAATTGATGATGCAACATTAATTAGGTTCAAAAAAGAATTTCTAAAATCCAAAACCGATATGATGGTTTTAACCGGAATGTATGATGGAAAAGATCCTTATGAAAATAGTTACGGAAGAATTGTTAGAGTAAAACCAATCGATGATAATGGAAAATCTTCCGGCAAAGATACCGGAAAGGTAATTGAGATTATTGAGTACAAAGATATTTTAAGATTGGATGAAAAAATTCCTTACACAAGAATTTTTAACGGAAGAAATTATAGTTTTACAAAAGAAGAACTTATCAAAAATAATGAATTTAACTCCGGTGTTTTCGCATTTAAATTTAATTTTCTTGTAAAACTTATAAACAAAATAAGCAGCAATAATGCTCAAGGTGAAATTTATATAACAGATTTAATTGCTCTTTTCAACCAAAATAATTTATCTGTCGGAGCCGTAATTGCCGAGCAGCAGCATGTAATTATGGGATTTAACAATAAATCCGTGTTGAAAGAAATGGATGATATTGCCCGAAAACATGCATATGAAAAATTAAAAGATATAATTGAAATTGATGATCCGGATGATTTTTTTATTGCTGATGATGTTATGGAAAATATAATTGAAGCAGATAAAAAAGGTCAGCCGTTGGATGTTAAAATCGGCAAAGGCGTTTACGTTGGCGAAGGTGTTAAACTAAATTATAACATAAAATTGCGAAAAAATGTTTATGTAATGGGGAATGTTATTTTCGGACAAAATATAATTATTGGTGAAAATGTTCACCTTTCTTGTTTTCCAAATCAAAAGTTAGAATTGAAAGACAACGTAGAAATTCTTTGGGGCGATATTATAAAAGGAAATATTACAATTTGTGAAAACTCAAGAATTGAATCAAGCGTTAATATTACCGGAAGCGATGAACATCCGACAAGAATTGGAAAAAACGTTATAATAAAAGGAACCAGTTACGTTTTTGGTTCAATTGTAGATGATGATTTATTTATCGAACACAGTGTTTTGATTAAGAAAAAAGTTGATAAACTAATTAGAAAAGACGGAAAAATTCAAGATATTAGATTCTTTCTTCCGATGCCGGAAGGAATTGACGCAATTGATGAATTATAA